In a single window of the Streptomyces sp. NBC_00285 genome:
- a CDS encoding NAD-dependent epimerase/dehydratase family protein, whose amino-acid sequence MGAESGGVLVTGGSGFVGSHLVRRLLERGYEVHTTVRSLTNAAKVAPLRELAAEFPGRLTLFEADLLTEGSFDEAMAGCRVVFHVASPFFMPEKIKDGQKDMVDPALTGTRNVLAAIERTPTAERLVFTSTVGAIFGDYADVRDMDGQILSERYFNTSSTVENNPYHYAKTVAERAAWDAEAAQDRWRMVSVNPGLILGPSLAPASESGSLFLLEELFKGYFFYGAPDFSFTTVDVRDVADAHIAAAEKPDAKGRYILAAETMTSFHDMARIIRTRHPRGLRIPRTALPHWPVRVLGPAFGLTQDYIRKHLGIRFRVDNSRSVHELGITYRPVEETVLDHYRTWLGQRGTR is encoded by the coding sequence ATGGGTGCGGAGTCGGGCGGAGTCCTGGTCACCGGCGGCAGCGGATTCGTCGGGAGTCATCTGGTACGGCGGCTGCTGGAACGCGGCTACGAGGTGCACACCACCGTGCGCAGCCTCACGAACGCGGCCAAGGTGGCGCCGTTGCGGGAGTTGGCGGCGGAGTTTCCCGGCCGGCTGACGCTGTTCGAGGCGGACCTGCTGACCGAGGGCTCCTTCGACGAGGCCATGGCGGGCTGCCGTGTCGTCTTCCACGTGGCCTCGCCGTTCTTCATGCCGGAGAAGATCAAGGACGGCCAGAAGGACATGGTCGACCCGGCCCTGACCGGCACCCGCAACGTCCTGGCCGCCATCGAGCGGACCCCGACGGCGGAGCGGCTGGTGTTCACCTCCACCGTCGGCGCGATCTTCGGCGACTACGCCGACGTGCGCGACATGGACGGGCAGATCCTGTCGGAGAGGTACTTCAACACCTCCAGCACGGTGGAGAACAACCCGTACCACTACGCCAAGACGGTCGCCGAGCGCGCGGCCTGGGACGCGGAGGCCGCGCAGGACCGCTGGCGCATGGTGTCCGTCAACCCCGGCCTGATCCTGGGCCCGTCGCTCGCGCCCGCCTCCGAGTCCGGCAGCCTCTTCCTCCTGGAGGAGCTCTTCAAGGGCTACTTCTTCTACGGCGCCCCGGACTTCAGCTTCACCACGGTGGACGTCCGTGACGTGGCCGACGCGCACATCGCGGCCGCCGAGAAGCCCGACGCGAAGGGCCGGTACATCCTGGCCGCGGAGACGATGACGTCGTTCCACGACATGGCCCGCATCATCCGCACTCGCCACCCCCGCGGCCTGCGCATCCCTCGCACCGCGCTCCCGCACTGGCCGGTGCGCGTCCTGGGCCCCGCCTTCGGCCTCACCCAGGACTACATTCGCAAGCACCTCGGCATCCGCTTCCGGGTGGACAACAGCCGCAGTGTGCACGAACTCGGCATCACCTACCGCCCGGTCGAGGAAACGGTCCTCGACCACTACCGGACCTGGCTCGGGCAGCGGGGCACACGATGA
- a CDS encoding alpha-amylase, which translates to MTVIHEINTLLWLGELSSRLGRPVTLGDVPGEVWESVARPGVDTVWLMGVWERSPAGREIALRDERLMASFRDVLPDVTGADIAGSPYCVRNYVVDAALGGPEGLAAARAQLATRGLRLILDYVPNHVAPDHPWPASDPDRLVRGTADDLTRAPADFIEAGGQVYARGRDPYFPAWPDVVQLNAFSEALREATVETLVSIGDQADGVRCDMAMLVMNDIFGKTWGERAGTAPAEDFWPHVIPRVQDRHPGLLFVAEAYWDLEPALRQQGFDHCYDKRLYDRLLHENADSVRAHLGADLDYQRGLVRFLENHDEPRAATTLPGARGRAAAVSVATLPGATLWHEGQFEGRRVRPPVFLRRGPEEPVDEASREFYGRLLPAAAAVRRGDWRQLTPTGWPDNDTHRDLLAWTWTHADARHLVVVNDCDRPAQARLPLPWDDLRGHRHRLTDLLGGGTYDRDGDELADSGLFVSLEPWGYHVLEW; encoded by the coding sequence ATGACCGTGATCCACGAGATCAACACCCTTCTCTGGCTGGGCGAGTTGAGCAGCCGTCTCGGCCGTCCCGTCACCCTCGGTGACGTGCCCGGGGAGGTCTGGGAGTCCGTGGCCCGGCCCGGCGTCGACACCGTCTGGCTGATGGGCGTCTGGGAACGCAGCCCGGCCGGACGGGAGATCGCCCTGCGCGACGAACGGCTCATGGCCTCCTTCCGCGACGTCCTGCCCGACGTCACCGGGGCGGACATCGCAGGATCGCCGTACTGCGTACGGAACTACGTCGTCGACGCCGCCCTCGGCGGACCGGAGGGGCTGGCCGCGGCCCGGGCCCAACTCGCCACGCGCGGACTGCGGTTGATCCTCGACTACGTCCCCAACCACGTGGCCCCCGACCATCCCTGGCCGGCGTCGGACCCCGACCGGCTCGTCCGGGGCACCGCCGACGACCTGACCCGGGCGCCGGCAGACTTCATAGAGGCGGGGGGACAGGTCTACGCCCGGGGCCGCGATCCCTACTTCCCGGCCTGGCCCGACGTGGTCCAGCTGAACGCCTTCAGCGAGGCGCTCCGCGAGGCGACCGTCGAGACACTCGTGTCCATCGGCGACCAGGCCGACGGCGTGCGCTGCGACATGGCCATGCTGGTCATGAACGACATCTTCGGAAAAACCTGGGGAGAGCGCGCGGGAACAGCTCCCGCCGAGGACTTCTGGCCCCACGTCATCCCGCGCGTACAGGACCGCCACCCAGGCCTCCTCTTCGTCGCCGAGGCCTACTGGGACCTGGAACCGGCCCTTCGGCAGCAGGGCTTCGACCACTGCTACGACAAGCGGCTCTACGACCGTCTGCTGCACGAGAACGCCGACTCCGTCCGGGCCCACCTGGGCGCCGACCTCGACTACCAGCGCGGCCTCGTCCGATTCCTGGAGAACCACGACGAGCCACGGGCCGCCACCACCCTGCCCGGCGCCCGGGGACGGGCAGCGGCCGTGTCCGTGGCGACCCTGCCGGGAGCGACTCTTTGGCACGAGGGACAGTTCGAGGGGCGCCGGGTACGGCCACCGGTGTTCCTGAGGCGCGGGCCCGAGGAACCGGTCGACGAGGCGTCACGCGAGTTCTACGGCCGCCTGCTGCCCGCGGCCGCCGCCGTACGCCGGGGCGACTGGCGGCAGCTGACCCCGACGGGCTGGCCCGACAACGACACACACCGCGATCTGCTCGCCTGGACCTGGACCCACGCCGACGCCCGTCACCTGGTCGTCGTCAACGACTGCGACCGCCCGGCCCAGGCGAGGCTGCCCCTGCCGTGGGACGACCTGCGGGGCCACCGCCACCGCCTCACCGACCTGCTCGGCGGAGGGACCTACGACCGTGACGGAGACGAACTGGCCGACTCCGGACTGTTCGTGTCCCTGGAGCCCTGGGGGTACCACGTCCTCGAGTGGTGA
- a CDS encoding MFS transporter, which produces MALLVIASCQLMVVLDITIVNIALPDIQRALDFSTTSLAWVVNAYTLTFGGLLLLGGRAGDILGRRRVFVCGVLLFVLASLLGGLAQNETQLLAARALQGVGGAIASPTSLALISTTFREGPERNRAFGVFAAVSAGGGAIGLLAGGVLVEWLNWRWVLFVNVPIGLLIALATPRWIRESERHPGSLDITGALTSTGGMVLLVYGFIRAAQEGWRDALTLVSFAAAVVLLVVFVLVERRSRQPITPLHMFADRNRAGTYGIMLCLAAAIFGMFFFLTLFTQNVLDFSPLATGFAFLPVSVVIAVGAGLASRFLPTYGPKPFMVGGAVLAAAGLGWLTLTDVHSTYAGSVLGPMLVFSLGMGMEFVSLTLMALSDVPTEETGAASGLLNATQQVGGSLGLSILVTMFGTASTNEAHKQVPRFLAQATPGERGLFERTGVLPRPWSDDVLTAGASAAFVMAAIFTVLAAIIAVVVIQVRPSDLERLKGGPPLP; this is translated from the coding sequence ATGGCCCTGCTCGTCATCGCGTCCTGCCAGTTGATGGTCGTCCTCGACATCACCATCGTGAACATCGCGCTCCCGGACATCCAGCGCGCACTCGACTTCTCGACCACCAGCCTGGCCTGGGTGGTCAACGCGTACACCCTCACCTTCGGCGGACTGCTGCTGCTCGGTGGGCGGGCCGGGGACATCCTGGGCAGACGCCGGGTGTTCGTCTGCGGAGTGCTGCTGTTCGTGCTCGCCTCCCTGCTCGGCGGGCTCGCCCAGAACGAGACGCAACTTCTCGCCGCCCGCGCCCTCCAGGGCGTCGGCGGTGCCATCGCCTCCCCGACCTCCCTCGCCCTGATCAGCACGACCTTCCGCGAAGGACCGGAACGCAACCGGGCGTTCGGTGTCTTCGCCGCGGTCTCGGCGGGCGGCGGCGCGATCGGGCTGCTCGCCGGCGGGGTCCTCGTCGAGTGGCTGAACTGGCGCTGGGTGCTCTTCGTCAACGTCCCCATCGGGCTGCTCATCGCGCTCGCCACGCCCCGCTGGATCAGGGAGTCCGAACGCCATCCCGGCAGCCTCGACATCACCGGCGCGCTGACCTCCACCGGCGGCATGGTGCTGCTGGTGTACGGCTTCATCCGGGCCGCCCAGGAGGGCTGGCGGGACGCGCTCACGCTGGTGTCGTTCGCCGCGGCCGTGGTGCTCCTCGTGGTGTTCGTGCTGGTCGAGAGGCGGTCCCGGCAGCCGATCACCCCGCTGCACATGTTCGCCGACCGCAACCGTGCGGGCACCTACGGCATCATGCTGTGCCTGGCAGCCGCGATCTTCGGCATGTTCTTCTTCCTGACGCTCTTCACACAGAACGTCCTGGACTTCAGCCCGTTGGCGACGGGGTTCGCGTTCCTGCCGGTCAGCGTGGTCATCGCGGTCGGCGCCGGACTGGCCTCGCGGTTCCTGCCCACGTACGGGCCCAAGCCGTTCATGGTGGGCGGCGCGGTCCTGGCCGCGGCCGGTCTCGGCTGGCTCACCCTGACCGACGTCCATTCCACCTACGCGGGCAGTGTCCTCGGGCCGATGCTCGTGTTCAGCCTCGGCATGGGCATGGAGTTCGTCTCGCTGACCCTGATGGCGCTGTCCGACGTCCCCACCGAGGAGACCGGCGCGGCCTCCGGACTCCTCAACGCCACACAGCAGGTGGGCGGTTCGCTGGGGCTGTCCATCCTGGTCACCATGTTCGGCACGGCCAGCACCAACGAGGCGCACAAGCAGGTCCCCCGCTTCCTCGCCCAGGCCACCCCGGGCGAGCGTGGCCTCTTCGAACGTACCGGTGTGCTCCCGCGCCCCTGGTCCGACGACGTTCTCACCGCCGGTGCATCGGCGGCGTTCGTCATGGCCGCGATCTTCACCGTGCTCGCCGCGATCATCGCGGTCGTCGTGATCCAGGTCCGCCCGTCCGACCTCGAACGCCTCAAGGGCGGTCCGCCGCTGCCGTAG
- a CDS encoding NlpC/P60 family protein, which yields MAPDRTSRNGGFGLPAKRNSALATAAMASAALLSQTGNASADEAPSPDEVNRRITNLYDRAENDSGTYNATRAAATASSPRGRTASGTGDGRGSGSEPSLDAIARQWYGVARAKLGPFVEATLPADRAPRPAEPRRPRAAEAPAAREPKAAERPVPELTARPVLALPSAPRTAPAALTAAPDPSPMWAPEPIPQNLSGTGEMPTVGTRQADAGFPEYPAQTGTGLPEYGAQPGSGFPEYTTQVGSGFPEYGGQLGTGLPEYTAQVGTAMPGYSGQLGTAVPAEYTAQSTGLPEYSGQFNTGFAETTGQFGTGLPEATGAYSTGLPEYTGQFGGGLPQNTGQFSAVPSDYTGQATTGFPDYTAGFGTPLAALASPSVDSSQAVPIVAQPIPFIPAPRAPEPEWQAPQPIPAPVDPASALPSADPGYDSKVIQVLAFARSQIGKPCVWGAAGPGSYDNSGLTQAAWKVAGVSLPRTAVGQANYGTAVELYAMQPGDLVFFQDDLSHVGLCTGNGMMIHAPGPGSSIREESIYPTGESIIRGAVRPA from the coding sequence ATGGCGCCGGATCGCACTTCGCGCAATGGAGGGTTCGGCCTCCCGGCCAAGCGCAACTCCGCGCTGGCCACGGCCGCGATGGCCTCGGCGGCGCTTCTCTCCCAGACCGGGAACGCCTCCGCGGACGAGGCGCCGAGCCCCGACGAGGTGAACCGGCGGATCACCAACCTCTACGACCGCGCCGAGAACGACTCCGGCACCTACAACGCCACGCGCGCTGCCGCGACGGCGTCGAGCCCGCGCGGCCGTACGGCGTCGGGGACCGGCGACGGCCGCGGATCCGGCAGCGAGCCCAGCCTGGATGCCATCGCCCGGCAGTGGTACGGCGTGGCCCGCGCGAAGCTGGGCCCGTTCGTCGAAGCGACACTGCCTGCCGACCGGGCCCCCCGGCCTGCCGAGCCACGGCGCCCACGGGCGGCGGAGGCCCCCGCCGCCCGTGAACCGAAGGCTGCCGAACGGCCCGTTCCGGAGCTCACCGCCAGGCCCGTCCTCGCGCTGCCGAGCGCACCGCGGACGGCACCGGCCGCGCTCACCGCCGCACCGGACCCTTCGCCCATGTGGGCGCCGGAGCCCATCCCGCAGAACCTCTCCGGCACCGGCGAAATGCCCACCGTGGGCACCCGGCAGGCCGACGCGGGATTCCCGGAGTACCCCGCGCAGACCGGCACCGGCCTCCCGGAGTACGGCGCGCAACCCGGCAGCGGTTTCCCGGAGTACACCACCCAGGTCGGCAGCGGCTTCCCGGAGTACGGCGGTCAACTCGGCACGGGCCTGCCGGAGTACACCGCGCAGGTCGGTACGGCGATGCCCGGGTACAGCGGACAGCTCGGCACGGCGGTGCCCGCCGAGTACACCGCGCAGAGCACCGGACTCCCCGAGTACTCAGGCCAGTTCAACACCGGCTTCGCCGAGACCACCGGCCAGTTCGGCACCGGACTTCCCGAAGCAACCGGCGCCTACAGCACCGGTCTTCCCGAATACACCGGCCAGTTCGGCGGGGGGCTCCCTCAGAACACCGGCCAGTTCAGCGCCGTTCCGTCCGACTACACCGGCCAAGCCACCACAGGCTTCCCCGACTACACCGCGGGTTTCGGCACCCCGCTCGCCGCACTCGCGTCCCCGTCGGTCGATTCAAGCCAGGCCGTCCCGATCGTCGCGCAGCCCATCCCGTTCATCCCGGCCCCCCGCGCTCCCGAGCCGGAGTGGCAGGCACCGCAGCCGATCCCGGCCCCCGTGGACCCCGCCTCCGCGCTGCCCTCCGCCGACCCCGGGTACGACTCGAAGGTCATCCAGGTGCTCGCCTTCGCCCGCTCCCAGATCGGGAAGCCCTGCGTGTGGGGTGCGGCGGGCCCGGGTTCGTACGACAACTCGGGTCTCACCCAGGCCGCCTGGAAGGTGGCCGGCGTCTCGCTGCCCCGCACGGCCGTCGGCCAGGCGAACTACGGCACGGCGGTCGAGCTCTACGCCATGCAACCCGGTGACCTGGTCTTCTTCCAGGACGACTTGAGCCATGTCGGCCTGTGCACCGGAAACGGCATGATGATCCACGCGCCGGGCCCGGGGTCGTCCATCCGCGAGGAGTCGATCTACCCGACCGGCGAGTCGATCATCCGCGGCGCGGTCCGGCCCGCGTGA
- a CDS encoding glycosyl hydrolase 115 family protein, with translation MAAVGAAPFLPALIPADAHASPSGRPDFPLAAEGTAVGIFVDAADDPAVVRAAGDLQADVERVSGARPDLLHTLPRSTPLLILVGTLGASPAIDRLVAQGRLDVSRVKGRWEASVTQVIEHPLPGVDRALVIAGSDRRGTVYGIYDTSERIGVSPWYWWADVPVERRDTVTVPAARFERREPSVRYRGVFINDEQNLTTWSHRTQEPDKNIGPETYKRVFELLLRLKANYLWPAMHPYSDFFNKYRENPELADRYGIVVGSSHPEALLRNGVHEWEPWIAEHPNADGTAPVYDYTVNPGVISDYWRARARQNAAYESSWTLGMRGLHDSALETKNATTIPEKVVVMNDIIADQRRILAEEVGPATEPQIFIPYKEVLELYNAGVQVPDDVTLIWPDDNFGNMRQLPDETERARSGGNGIYYHLSYWGRPKSYLWLDTTQPAKVWQELRRVYEHGTDRMWIFNVGDLKSIETGLSFAMDMAWDVDRLEAGGVQDFLAEWAGKQFGRRHATEIAGIRTEYYRLAGELRPEFIAPGILSIVQHGDEAGRRMAAYDQLLARVRAVGADLPEAYRDAFYELVEYPVHGAYLMNLKYYWADRNALAARQGRGAGTNRFADLALAAHTAEAALTSRYNTQVAGGKWDGYINPYPSQIPKAPGRPAVTRVTRRETSGLGVAAEGNETGSSRPLSFSSYTRDRRFVDVFNTGFLPLDWTAETSHPWVVLSTAGGSITEQRRVWVEIDWERVPEGVREAVVVFTGAGQRFDVPLRVVDGPRQARGFAEAHGYVSIDAAHADRRVARGGCRWRTVRGLGRRTGTVEAVPSTAAPVTGDFASRAPELRYRVRFDSTGTFPVTLFRLPSLDERGQRRVAVTLDDQPVTVLSGQSFATGNRGDAWARQVEDGVEKLTTTVTVAEAGEHVLRIFMVDPAIAVDQIVIDTGGLPAAYLAPPESFHPVFNPEPAPGTALEAPDQ, from the coding sequence ATGGCCGCCGTCGGCGCGGCCCCCTTCCTCCCCGCCCTGATCCCGGCGGACGCCCACGCGTCCCCCTCGGGCCGCCCCGACTTCCCGCTGGCGGCGGAAGGCACGGCCGTCGGCATCTTCGTGGACGCGGCGGACGACCCCGCCGTGGTCCGCGCCGCCGGCGACCTCCAGGCGGACGTCGAACGGGTCTCGGGGGCGAGACCCGACCTGCTGCACACGCTGCCGCGCAGCACGCCGCTGCTCATCCTGGTGGGCACCCTCGGCGCGAGCCCCGCCATCGACCGCCTCGTCGCACAGGGCCGTCTGGACGTGTCCCGGGTGAAGGGCCGCTGGGAGGCGTCGGTGACCCAGGTGATCGAGCATCCACTGCCCGGCGTGGACCGCGCGCTGGTGATCGCGGGCAGCGACCGGCGTGGCACGGTCTACGGGATCTACGACACCTCGGAACGCATCGGCGTCTCCCCCTGGTACTGGTGGGCCGACGTGCCCGTCGAGCGCCGGGACACCGTGACGGTGCCCGCGGCCCGCTTCGAACGCCGGGAACCGTCGGTCCGCTATCGCGGCGTCTTCATCAACGACGAGCAGAACCTGACCACTTGGTCCCACCGCACCCAGGAGCCCGACAAGAACATCGGCCCCGAGACGTACAAGCGCGTCTTCGAGCTACTGCTCCGCCTGAAGGCCAACTACCTGTGGCCGGCGATGCACCCGTACTCCGACTTCTTCAACAAGTACCGGGAGAACCCCGAACTCGCCGACCGCTACGGCATCGTCGTCGGCTCCAGCCACCCCGAGGCCCTGCTGCGCAACGGCGTCCACGAGTGGGAGCCGTGGATCGCGGAGCACCCGAACGCCGACGGCACCGCTCCGGTCTACGACTACACGGTCAATCCCGGTGTGATCTCCGACTACTGGAGGGCCCGGGCGCGACAGAACGCCGCGTACGAGAGCAGTTGGACCCTCGGTATGCGCGGTCTGCACGACAGCGCGCTGGAGACGAAGAACGCCACCACGATCCCGGAGAAGGTCGTGGTGATGAACGACATCATCGCCGACCAGCGCCGGATCCTCGCCGAAGAGGTCGGCCCGGCGACCGAGCCGCAGATCTTCATCCCGTACAAGGAGGTCCTGGAGCTGTACAACGCGGGCGTCCAGGTCCCCGACGACGTCACGCTGATCTGGCCGGACGACAACTTCGGCAACATGCGCCAGTTGCCCGACGAGACGGAGCGGGCACGCTCGGGCGGCAACGGCATCTACTACCACCTCTCCTACTGGGGCCGCCCGAAGAGCTACCTGTGGCTGGACACCACCCAGCCGGCCAAGGTGTGGCAGGAGTTGCGGCGGGTGTACGAGCACGGCACGGACCGCATGTGGATCTTCAACGTCGGTGACCTCAAGTCGATCGAGACCGGCCTGTCGTTCGCGATGGACATGGCCTGGGACGTGGACCGCCTGGAGGCCGGTGGGGTCCAGGACTTCCTGGCCGAGTGGGCCGGGAAGCAGTTCGGGCGGCGCCACGCCACGGAGATCGCCGGGATCCGCACGGAGTACTACCGTCTCGCCGGGGAGTTGCGCCCCGAGTTCATCGCTCCGGGCATCCTCTCCATCGTCCAGCACGGCGACGAGGCCGGGCGCAGGATGGCGGCGTACGACCAACTGCTCGCCCGTGTACGGGCGGTGGGCGCCGACCTGCCCGAGGCCTACCGGGACGCCTTCTACGAGCTGGTCGAATACCCGGTGCACGGCGCGTACTTGATGAACCTGAAGTACTACTGGGCGGACCGCAACGCGCTCGCCGCGCGCCAGGGCCGGGGTGCGGGGACGAACCGCTTCGCGGATCTGGCGCTGGCCGCGCACACCGCGGAGGCCGCACTCACCAGCCGGTACAACACCCAGGTGGCGGGCGGGAAATGGGACGGGTACATCAATCCGTATCCGTCGCAGATACCCAAGGCACCGGGACGCCCGGCCGTCACCAGGGTGACCCGCCGGGAGACCTCCGGCCTCGGGGTGGCCGCCGAGGGGAACGAGACCGGGTCGTCCCGGCCGCTGTCGTTCTCCTCGTACACGCGCGACCGGCGCTTCGTCGACGTCTTCAACACCGGATTCCTGCCCCTGGACTGGACGGCGGAGACCAGTCATCCCTGGGTGGTGCTGAGCACGGCGGGCGGCTCGATCACCGAACAGCGGCGGGTGTGGGTGGAGATCGACTGGGAGCGCGTTCCCGAGGGGGTGCGGGAGGCCGTCGTCGTGTTCACGGGCGCCGGGCAGCGCTTCGACGTGCCTCTGCGCGTGGTCGACGGCCCCCGACAGGCCCGTGGCTTCGCCGAGGCCCACGGCTACGTGTCGATCGACGCCGCGCACGCCGACCGGCGGGTGGCCCGAGGCGGCTGCCGCTGGCGGACCGTGCGGGGCCTCGGACGTCGTACGGGAACCGTCGAGGCCGTTCCCTCGACCGCGGCTCCGGTCACCGGTGACTTCGCCTCCCGTGCGCCCGAGTTGAGGTACCGGGTGCGCTTCGACAGCACCGGTACCTTCCCCGTCACCCTCTTCCGCCTGCCCTCTCTCGACGAGCGCGGGCAGCGCCGGGTGGCCGTCACGCTCGACGACCAGCCGGTCACCGTGCTGTCGGGGCAGTCCTTCGCCACCGGGAACCGGGGGGACGCCTGGGCCCGCCAGGTCGAGGACGGCGTCGAGAAGCTGACCACCACCGTGACGGTGGCCGAGGCCGGGGAGCATGTGCTGCGGATCTTCATGGTCGATCCCGCGATCGCGGTGGACCAGATAGTGATCGACACGGGCGGACTGCCCGCCGCCTATCTCGCGCCGCCGGAGAGCTTCCATCCGGTGTTCAACCCCGAACCCGCTCCGGGTACGGCCCTGGAGGCACCGGACCAGTAG